The Castanea sativa cultivar Marrone di Chiusa Pesio chromosome 4, ASM4071231v1 sequence agtaagaagttactaaagtatatatttatggaattggatttcataaatatatgatgaataacattaaaggattaaaccgggtactcaaagaaTTAAGATACAGtcatttacaaagtggcagtctatattcatgactttgtagtactacgaatattttatgaaggagttgcatatacaataaagtcttgggatataatttataaataaagtctagagtacaactatatttatattgtggtattaaatatagttaatggtaactttgaacttgtcaagagttgacagaaaagccaagcccattggagctagtgtcttattaatcccttttggtctcactccaagccacatactaaagcccaattggaaaggcccaaaaggcaagtccaattagataattagttagatacaaagggagaaacatacagaattttttttaagtgacattattattgtaaaatagtgtgtgtgtgtgtgtgtgtgtgtgtgtgtgagagagaaagcctctctcttattctcccttggaaactgattgagagaccacacttcttgggcgttagtagaattggagtgaaaattaaaagtattcacaagtgcttccgatctttgttttgaaattcaccacaccaaggtatgctttcttgttcttgaatcATGAAATTTACAtcgtgcatgttatcaattgtgaatgaagtaaatccttttattttccgctacgcatgttttgtatgagatacaaaccatgattattccaacaattggtatcagagcggtcttcaatttccaatttgtataacatgttttgtgagttttggaatcaagaatgatagtttcatgatgttagaaagttATGCAATTGATTTTCTACATGGttgattgaaattatgttttgatgaaaactgaaattgatgttatgatgttgtttaagtttattattaagtatgttaatttgaactttaaggctttaacatcaatggaaatcagtttagatatcaatctctgtctatcatgttcatatgatggttgtttgttcatgaaaaaccgTTGAAAACGCTTCAagaaaattctggaaaattcagttttgacgtgtttcaatcgatcgaaaattaccttcgatcgatcgagtgaaACAGGGGTTAATCTACTTGAATCAATTGGTATTCGATTGCTAGTCGATTGATCGAGCAGCAATCGACTACCAATCGAGCAAGGCAGATTGTTAAGTAtgaatttgttgattttttcgACCAATCGAGATATacattcgattgatcgaaaacttgaaattttgaattttttctaagtgtttgcacatgtataaagagcaaggctatgtgtaattAGATTAcgcatgttttaaaattaaaagccTTTAACTttaaacatctagtgggagagagatacaagtgTTGGATCTCATAGCCTCTATTATTGGTTCAAAGTAGTGTGGGGCAAGCGCCTCATCTTGGCGTATATgtctcgcgatcccaaaggaaggtgtttacttcatagtactacaaaatTGAACTTACTCGTTTAAAGTAGTATGGACAAGCATCTCATCTTGGTGTAtgtgcctcgcgatcccaaaggatgGTGTATTGTTCCATGGTACTATAAGTTTAAACAttataaagggagatgaaatgtgactacacatgattctagataatggtgtacactagactaagtgtaatgttaacctcccaaaggagctatgtcattattacttagaggccaaaggtaatacatcatattattagtgtttgataagagttatcattatagcaataataatgagaatagttctcaatcaatcatagtgtttataataaacttgctaccaaggaattatagacatgggattgggttgtcattgcatatattatattatggttttattaaggttccatactatatgcttatatgctaaattgataatgtccagtttacttattatattcatgtttattgttttcagatttaatcacagcatcatttagcccacttgtttgctattcttaatcaaaacaaactgactagatccaactatgttgactggaaaagaaatttggatattgtccttacagctgaagagcacaaatatgtgcttactcaaccatgtcataactttccatcattagatgctcctattgaggaaaaacaacgatatgatcgttagcagaaatctaatgagatattcaagtgctatatcctagcatctatttcaaatgctctacagcatcaaatgtaggatgtagagctagcttcggacattatgctaagtctgaaggtaactatgagacaaatttataataccaaaatggctgaaggcaCTTTAGttagagagcattgtcttagaatgatctctaatctgaatacattggaagttttaagGTGCCAATATTGATGGaaaatcccaagtggatatgatactctagttACTACcgaaatcattcaaggaattcagattcaattataatataaataaaaagatttattctttgtctgaattaatgaatgaattggtggcggaggaaggcatccttggtacttctaatGTTGAAACCAATATGGGTGAAGCttttacttctcaacctaagtcgaaaggcaagggtaagaagaagaagaagaagaagaagaagaagaaggacttcaccaagcaagacaataaaaaaattgccttgggagttgccaacaaaggaaagaaaaccaaagcaaagtatttccattgtggtgagaaaggacattggaagatgAATTGTCCAATTTacaaagctgccaagaataagggtatgaaaagtgcattccttcttgaaatatgtttggtacaaaatCCCACGGATTCGTGGTGTGTgaattcaggttgtactaatcatatctacaATTCATTGTaggggttccaagagaccagaaagtttAAGGAAGGAGAgttatttcttactttggctgatagGAGCAAGATTCCAATTGTagttgttggagtgtttaatttatattttagttctagagttttaatattggaagactttctatatgtacctaatgttcgtaggaatttaatttctgcaacttatttaggtaagcATGGATACTGTGTTATTctcaaagacaatgttgtaataaagaatgataaaatgtttatctattctggcaatattgtggatggtctttatattttaactcctaacaagcatgaattatacaattctgaattagatgataactctcatgtgaaatcattaaagagaaagtttccttctactaatgatgcatatctttggcacttgcgtttgggtcatattaattcaaataggattcaaagactgatcaaagatggactcttagagccattggaatttgatgattttctagcttgtgaatcttgtttggagaGTAAAATGAcaaaacgaccttttaatgcaaaaggtagaaaagcccaagaATTGCTTGAATTaattcatacagatgtatgtggtccatgtcaacccaagcaaaatgaggttatgagtacttcatcactttcacaAATGATTACTCAAAATagggttatgtgtacctaatgaggcggaagtccgaagcctttgaaaagttcaaagagtttagggctaaagttgagaatcaattgggtaaacgcataaaggtcattcaatctgatcgaggtggcgaataccttcttgaggatttcaaggattacctaattcaaaatgggattatatcccaattgactgtacttggaactcctcaacaaaatggtgtagcagggagaaggaataggactcttttggaaatggttaggtctatgatgagttattcaactttaccagtttccttttggggatatgcactaaaaactgcaatgcatattttgaatttggttccatcaaaatctgttcccaacacacccaaggaattgtggagtgggaacaagcctagtatgaaatatcaCCACATTTagggatgtccagcacatgtaTTGATAGGGAAGTCTAATCAGTTGGAAGCAAAAacagaagtatgcatgttttttagggtattcaaaggaaactaagggttatttattctataatcataaggataacaaagtgtttgttagtacccatgccaaatttttggaagatgattatgtgaataactttaatcttagaagtaaagttgttttggcctgtagttgaacaaccaatgtatgaaactagggatgatgtgggtgtattagatacaccataagatactactcatgagatgtctagtacatagGTGCCTCAtcatagtgggagaattgttcggcctcctataagatttataggtttgggaaaaacttatgaagctatctcagaagaggctgaatcggatccttacacttatgaggaggcaatatatgatatgaatgcacatcattgggtccaagctatgaaatcagAATTAGATTCAacgtattccaatcaagtttgggatcttgtagaggcacctaacggcattaaacctgttggttgcaaatgggtttacaagaggaaaagagagatagatggaaaggttgaaacctttaaagcaagactattagcgaaagggtatacacaaaaggAAGGTATTAACTATAATGAAACTTTattgccagtagccatgcttaaatctatcaaattctcttatccattgttgCTCATTGTGATTATGatatttggcaaatggatgtcaagactgcatttcttaatagcaatcttgaggaagaaatctatatgttgcaaccagaaggtttcatagcaaagaaccaagagcatatggtatgcaagttgaaaaggtcaatttatggacttaagcaagcatctaggtcatggaacattagatttgatcaagcaatcaagtcatttggttttgaacaaaatctagATAAACCATTTGTGTAAAAAAGATATCAACATAAAGTAgtgatgttcctagtgctttatgttgatgatattctactcattggaaatgatgtaggggtaatgtcatcagtaaaattttggttgtcaagccaatttgatatgaaggacttccGCGAGGCTAACTATAttttagggatcaagctttggcgagattgaaagaataagatgttaggcttgtcacaagctagatatatagataaggttctagaacggtttagcatgcaaaactccaagaaatgattacttccttttagacatggagttctctgtctgatgaccaaaggcctaagactcttgaggaagaaaatacaATGAGACAAGtttctcatgtatgccatgctatgtactagaccggatatcTATTGTTCCGTTGGCATGGTTAGTTGATATCAATTAAATTCAGGatttaaacattggcaagctgtaaagcatattctcaagtatctaaggagaacgagaaattatatgcttgtttaccataatgaggatttgattcccattagctatacagattcagattttcaatcaaatcttaatttcagaaagtccacttcaggttgtgtattcaccttgggaggtggaaccataagttggaggagagTTAAGCAATCTTGCATTTCCGACTCTACCATGGAAGCtaaatatgttgctgcttgtgaagcggcAAAGAAAGCTGTTTGgtttaagaaattcctttctgatcttagtgttgtgagaattgagcaagttcctatcacattattctgcgacaatagtggagcggttgcacaatccaaggatacAATGAAtcataagaaaagaaagcacaaagagagaaagtaccacatcattcgagacattgttgctcgaggagatgtagTAGCAGCAAAGATTGATAATGTAAAGAATCTAgtagatccctttaccaaagccttgccccaaaagactttcgagtcacatttggaggagataggagttagattagtgcacaatagtctttagggcaagtaggagattgttaggatgtgtgcccttaaatcctattgtatgatgctatgtatgacattatgtatgacttaatgttgtgattaataaagttgttttattattatctaaaaataatggtaacatgaatattgggacattatcatatagtccatgagatgcatagtatgtgatctatgtgatttagtcacagaagatatagatcataagttctttgtaaactcataaatttagttcgtagtcggtgatgaaattgggcatttcatctgcaaagattataacatatcaactaagatgatttgtcttgatcatggaaatggagatttctagttggtatgttgatatattttaagagttaagacatattgaactaaaccgctgtgagatttattattctcctaacgacttgcaaatgaataataaatctcacgacttatatttacattaactcttaatcctgaaagaataatggacttgatcatgaggtataggttgctttgatataccaagagtgagatctaaagtcacaatcaaaacgtcagtatgttaggcagctacatttagtgttgatggaacatatattctcgagatggaattcatagtctcttaacggagatataaaatattcccttgagataagtttaatgcgtttggttattcagagagttaggcctaaccactgtagtaagaagttactaaagtaaaTATTGatggaattggattttataaatatatgatgaataacattaaaGGACTAAACTAGATactcaagaaattaagatgtagtaatttacaaagtggcagtctatacttatgactttgtattactacgaatattttatgaaggggttgcatgtacaataaagtcttggaatataatttataaataaggcctagagtgcaactatatttatatagtggtattaaatatagttaatgatagctttggacttatcaagagttgacagaaaagcccaaggcccattggagctagtgtcttattggtcccttttgatcccactccaaaccacatactaaagcccaattggaaaggcccaaaaggccagcccaaatagataattagttaaatacaaagggagaaacttacaaaattttttttaagtgacattattattgtaaaatagtgtgtgtgtgtgtgtgtgtgagagagagaaagcctctctcttattctcccttggaatctgattgagagaccacacttcttgggccttagtggaattggagtgaagattaaaagtattcccaagtgcttccaatctttgttttgaaattcaccacaccaaggtacgctctcttgttcttgaattatgaaatttatattatgcatgttatcaattgtgaatggagtagatccgtttattttccgctgcgtatgttttgtatgagatacaaaccgtGATTATTCCAACAACTCTGTCATATGCCTTGCAAATGTCAAGTTTCACCGTCATGTGTCCCTTTTTTCCTTTGGCCCTGTTTCTCATACGGTGGAGCATTTCAAAAGCAACTATAGTATTATCTGTAATGATTCTACCAGGCACAAAAGCATATTGTGAGTTAGAAATTACATTGGGTAGTATTGGTTTAAGGCAATTGGCCAACACTGTCTCCTGCATGAGAGGAGCTTTTCTTCTCACCACTTAGAGTGAGCACTTCTTACTTTCTGTTTCTTCTTCCTAACTAAGTGAGGAAGGAAATTAACTTGTCCACTATACTCCATTACACATATCACCCTACAAAGGCTGTGACAAGCACTACTATGGAAGCGGAGCTTCTTGACCGTATACAAAATATGACGCTCACAACGGATGAAAACGAGGTCATGCCAATCCACTCAGTAAGGAGGGAAAAAGGGTTGGAAGAATTCTCCTTAAGCCTCATAGGAAAGTTCCTTACAACGAAGTCAATCAATGTACGGGCAGCTAAGAACTTACTATGATCTATGTGGAAGCTAGGGGAGGACTTGAAAATAATTGAAGTGGGGGAAGGGCTACTACAGTTCAAGTTTTCAATGGAAAGCCAATTAATGTGGGTATGGAACAATGGGCCATGGTGTTTCGACGATCATCTCTTGGCGCTTTGACGTTGGGAGAAAGGAATGTCCGTGAGATATGTTACGTTCACAAAACAACCGTTTTGGATCCAATTATGGGGACTGCCCTTTGATCTTATAAATAAGGAGGCTGGAAGCAATATTGGTCAGAGCATTGGTGAGCTCGTGGAGGTAGATTGCAAGGTGATAAACTCAGACCAATCCCGATTTTTGCGTATACGAGTGGAGGTGCCACTGAACAAACCTCTCAGGTGTGGCAGCCCAGTCATCAGTCCGGAAGGTAAGGAGTTCCAAGTGGCCTTCAGGTATGAAAGCTTGGTTGGATGGTGTTTTAGCTATGGTCGAATCGGTCACACCCACAGTGACTGTTCGATACGTGGGAACGCAGCAGATAATGAGAAGCCATATGGTGAATGGCTTAAGGCTGGCACTCAGGCAAGAAACATGCAACCCAGCAAGGACCAACCCCATGCACGTCGGACCCACAAGCCTTCAAACGCAGTGCCACCAACTTCTAAAACCGAGATGCCCGCCGAAATCGATACCGAAAAATTGGCAAATCAACCTGATATCAATGCTAGCCCATGCTTTGCGGATCAAAATTCAAACCTCATTAACTCCATTAAGACCTCTGATCTGTTACTACAGCTGGACAAATTCAAGTCGGCAGTTTCAAGAAGtccaccaaaacaaaaaaccaatcCCATACACCACAACAACCCACGTGCCTTAACACCATATTTACACCAACTCTTTACACCAACTCATAAAACTAATCCCACGTGCCTTAACACCACAATCAGGGACGGAGCCAAACTTTGAACCTAGGGGTGGCAAGCTTAATGTAAGCTTATCGAATTTTATCATGTTCATTAACATCATAATCTCATATTTGCAAATGCAATCCAAAATCACACTACAATATATAAACTAATACCAATTTCATTGTTGGtgatttttcaagattttattttaggaatttCAAAAATTAGGACATCAACACTAAAGGTTAGCAACACTAAATCatcattattaatttatgaattatttataACTTTTCTTTGAATAATGCTAGGGACACCCAAATCCACAACATTCCCCACGAAATTAATCCCAAACATAAACCCCAATAAACATGCCCACAGAGCATAACAAattaaatgttaataatttattgataataaaggcacaacaatattaatattaacaatatattacaaagtttctcaaaaaaaaaaaaaaattcattacaaAACATTAAATAAACAACTTTTCTATTGTCCTACTCCTAAGACCACAAAAAAAGTCAAACAAAcaaccaatttctttttcttttctttttttccctcttcttaTTAGAGTCTCTACAGCACTACCCAGTACTCTAATCCTCTAACGATAGCCAcaagtttgtttttattaaaaaacttttcttttcttttttggtctaAATATTAGAGGCCACACCTCTATACTTGAAAATTGAGAAATATCAATTACTACCTGCATCATTACTAGTTCTATACTTTATCACTGCATACAAGCAGAGAGAGAAGCAAGAGCTGGGAGACGGAGACTGggtttcataaaattaaaaaaggggCAGAGCAGCTAGAGTCTCTTCCTCACACAACACATCGCAGAGAGAGGACTGTGGTTTGTTTTTTctggttttagggttttgtctaAAGGTTTTTCAATTATTCTTGGGGCAATTGGGCAAAAAGGAAGGTTAgtcgatttttattttttatattttagatgTTTCAAGGGGTAATTTGTAAGTATTTTGGAGGGGGGCAAGTGTATATATTTTGGAGTCAAATATTAAacttgtgtctatatatatgcacaaatcaaatttccaaaaaagttgggggggccattgccccccaaTGCCAAAGCATAGCTCCGTCCCTGACCACAATTACACCCTCACAACAGCAACAACTCCCAGCAGTTATGGAATTAAAACCCCACCAACCCTAGACCGAAACtaccaaaaccaaaaatcactGAACCCATTTATTTTCTGTCCCAATCACTTTCGGCGCAAATCAAACACTCCACAAAACCCTAGTCCCACCCTCAATTGACCAACCTGCATGTGACAAACTAAAAGACCACAAACCAATAccctaaaagaaaaaactcaccTGTCCAGTCACAACACAAAGTGTTGCCCTACAACAAAGCCAAGTGAAAGTGGGTGCAAAGAGACACAACGAGAACACTGACCATGGCACAGATGAGACAAAGAGGTTCAAGGGCATGGAGAACACGGTTCAAATTGAAATACAAACGATGGAGGCTGAGGCTCAACCCCGCCAAGCACAATGATCGCCCTAAGTTAGAATTGCTGACGGCTTAGGAACCGTCGTGCAATTGAAGTCCTTGCTGAACTGGTAAGGAAAAATGCACCCACAATTTTGTTTCTAATGGAAACAAAATTATCTATTAGAGAGATGGAACCAATCAAAGCAAAGTTAGGCTTCCCTTCCATGCTTGCAGTGTCATGTGACAACCGAAGGGGGGGCCTTGCACTTCTTTGGAAAGCAAACGTGATTTTAGACACACAGACTTATTCACCAAACCATATAGATGTGAGAATACATACGCAAGCATCATCGATATGGAGATTAACTGGAATATATGGTCATCCAGAAGAACAGCGCAAAACCGAAACATAGAGGCTTATGAGACACCTTCATGCTCGTGCATCCCTTCCTTGGATCTGTTTGggcaattttaacaaaatcttgGCCATCGATGAAAAGAATGGTGGCGTATGTAGACTGATGGCACCTATGCTTGAGTTCCAACAAACACTCCTTCATTGCAGTCTAGTAGACCTAGGTTTCAATGGATATCGCTTCACATGGAGGAATGGCAGGGGTGAAGAAGCTTTTGTTGAAGAGCAACTAAATAGGGCAGTCACAACAACAAATTGGTGTGAGTTGTTCCCGAGAGCCAAAGTGAGCCATCTCTTTGCATCCTACTCCGATCATGATCCTATCTTGATAAATATGGTTCCACCAAATCAACCCCAGCGTCagagaaaaaaattcaatggtTCAAGGAAAAATGGTTAGCACATACAGATTGCGAATCCATTATTAGAAACTCATGGAATCATCAACGGCCAACAAGCAGCCCCATGCACtacctatttaaaaaaattaaaaggtgtAGAATGGACCTCATTGCATGGAGCAGAACTACCTTTGAAAACACTAGAGATCGGTTGGAAGCAAAACAAGGAGAACTGACTGCGTTGAAGGAAGGAGGTTATGGTATGAATGTGGAGAGAATACAAGAAGTGAAGAGGGAGATAAATGAACTCCTACACCATGAGGAAGTATTTTGGAGGCAAAGATCGAGATCTATAGGGCTGCCAGCGGgagataaaaatacaaaattcttcCACCGAAGAGCAAGCCAAAGACGGAAGAAGAATAATATTGGAGGATTGTATGATAGGAAAGGGGAGTGGCACATAGATGAGGAAAAGATAGCCATCATAGCTGAGGAGTACTACAAAGAACTTTTCACTGCTTCCAATTCACTAGACATGGAAGAGGTGATTAATTCAGTCGACAAGGTAGTGACGGAGGATATGGCCCAAGACTTGCTTCGGCCTTACACAGCAAACGAAGTAAAAACAGCACTCTTCCAAGTGCACCCATCCAAAGCACCGAGTCCTGATGGTATGTCAACTAtcttttttccaaaattctAGCATATTGTAGGGCATGATGTAACTACTATTGTATTATCTGTTTTACACTCAAGAAGATATCTGAGAAAAATGAACAATACACATATTGtactcatccaaaaaaaaaaaaatgagccagAATACATTACAGAATTCCGTCCCATTAGCTTGGGTAGTTTTGGTGAAAATAGTTGaattgatttaattttgaaaatttcacacTTTTCACAAAACGTATGCTTCATTTGCAACAtccattaattttattaaaatttaaatgaagatCAATGTAACGATGAAATTGACTTGATTTTAAAAGTTGAGAGACTAATTTAAAATAGTTAATAGAGGCCGAATTCCCGAATTTCACTAATGCCAAGTTATTATCATTATCACTTGTGTCCATATAAAAGAACATAGATTTAGCTAATAAAATTGTCAGTCCTTTGTACAACTTTTGC is a genomic window containing:
- the LOC142632551 gene encoding uncharacterized protein LOC142632551 translates to MDLIAWSRTTFENTRDRLEAKQGELTALKEGGYGMNVERIQEVKREINELLHHEEVFWRQRSRSIGLPAGDKNTKFFHRRASQRRKKNNIGGLYDRKGEWHIDEEKIAIIAEEYYKELFTASNSLDMEEVINSVDKVVTEDMAQDLLRPYTANEVKTALFQVHPSKAPSPDDYEDGHMHRLHVNA